GGAAGTCGGTCTGGACTGGTGGCAACTGGTGCCGCGTCTGGCCCTGTGGTTCGTTCTCGGCATCGTGATGTTGCTGCCGTGGTTCCGTCGTCCGCTGCTGCTCAATGGCCCGGCGCCGATGGGCACAGGTGGCCTGACCGTGGCCGTGGTGCTGGCCGGCGTCACTGCCCTGGCCAGCCTGTTCACCCACCCGGGCGAAACCTTCGGCGAACTGGGCCGCGACACCGCGGACATGACCAGTACCGCACCGCAAATGCCTGAAGGCGACTGGCAGGCCTATGGCCGCACCGAATTCGGTGACCGCTACTCGCCGCTGAAGCAGATCACCCCGGCCAACGTCGGCAAGCTGCAAGAAGCCTGGCGCATCCAGACCGGCGACCTGCCAACCGCCGATGACCCGGTCGAGCTGACCAACGAAAACACCCCGCTCAAAGCCAACGGCATGCTCTATGCCTGCACCGCGCACAGCAAAGTGCTGGCGCTGGATCCGGACACCGGCAAGGAAATCTGGCGCTTCGACCCGCAGATCAAAAGCCCGGTGGGCTTCAAGGGCTTCGCCCACATGACCTGCCGTGGCGTGTCGTACTACGACGAAGCCGCTTACGCGAAAGCTGATAACGCCGCCTCGGCCGTTATCTCCGAAGCCGGCAAAGCCGTTGCCCAGGCCTGCCCGCGTCGCCTGTACCTGCCAACCGCCGATGCCCGTCTGATCGCTCTGAACGCCGACACCGGCAAGATCTGCGAAGGCTTCGGCAAAAACGGCGTGGTCGACCTGACCCAAGGCATCGGCCCATTCACCGCCGGTGGCTACTACTCCACCTCGCCAGCGGCGATTACCCGTGATCTGGTGATCATGGGCGGTCACGTCACCGACAACGAATCGACCAACGAGCCATCGGGCGTGATCCGCGCTTTCGACGTGCGCGACGGTCACCTCGTATGGAACTGGGATAGCGACAAGCCGGATGCCACCGAGCCATTGGCCCCGGGCGAAACCTACAGCCGCAACTCGGCCAACATGTGGTCGCTGGCCAGCGTCGACGAAAAACTCGGCATGGTCTTCCTGCCACTGGGCAACCAGACTCCAGACCAGTGGGGCGCTGACCGCACTCCAGGCGCCGAGAAATTCAGCGCCGGCATCGTCGCCCTCGACCTGGCCACCGGTAAAGTGCGCTGGAACTACCAGTTCACCCACCACGACCTGTGGGACATGGACGTTGGCAGCCAGCCAACCCTGCTCGACATGAAAACCGCCGAGGGCGTGAAACCGGCGCTGATCGCCCCGACCAAGCAGGGCAGCCTGTACGTCCTCGACCGTCGTGACGGCACGCCGATCATCCCGATCAAGGAAATCCCGGTTCCGCAAGGCGCCGTGAAAGGCGACCACACCGCACCGACCCAGGCCCGTTCGGACCTCAACCTGCTGGCCCCGGAACTGACCGAAAAAGCCATGTGGGGCGCCAGCCCGTTCGACCAGATGCTGTGCCGCATCCAGTTCAAGGAACTGCGCTACGAAGGCCAATACACGCCTCCGTCGGAACAGGGCAGCCTGATCTATCCGGGTAACGTCGGCGTGTTCAACTGGGGCGGCGTCTCGGTCGACCCGGTTCGCCAGATGCTGTTCACCAGCCCGAACTACATGGCCTTCGTTTCGAAAATGGTGCCACGCGAGAAAGTCGCCGCCGGCAGCAAACGCGAGAGCGAAACCGCTGGCGTGCAGCCAAACACCGGCGCGCCATACGCGGTGATCATGCACCCGTTCATGTCGCCACTGGGCGTACCGTGCCAGGCCCCGGCCTGGGGCTACGTCGCCGGTATCGACCTGACCACCGGCAAAGTCGTGTGGAAACGCAAGAACGGCACCAGCCGCGACAGCTCGCCAATCCCGATCGGCTTCACCCTGGGCGTACCAAGCATGGGCGGTTCGATGGTCACTGCAGGCGGCGTCGGCTTCCTCAGCGGCACCCTCGACCAGTACCTGCGCGCCTACGACGTGAACACCGGTAAAGAACTGTGGAAATCGCGTCTGCCGGCTGGCGGCCAAGCGACCCCGATGACCTACACCGGCAAGGACGGCAAGCAATACGTGCTGCTCGTTGTTGGCGGTCACGGCTCGCTGGGCACCAAGATGGGTGACTATGTGATTGCGTACAAACTGCCGGAATAAGTTTTAGCGGCGGTAAAGGAAAGGCGATGCTCCGTGAGGGGCATCGCCTTTTTTGTGCCCACACTTTCTGAGTCCACCGGACAAACCTGTGGGAGCGGGCTTGCTCGCGAAAGCGGTGTATCAACCAATGAGTTTGCCGGCTGACACATTGCCTTCGCGAGCAAGCCCGCTCCCACACTGGACGGTGCCCGTCCTACAGAAGCGCGTTATACGCGGGAGTTTTCCGACAAGTCGCGTCGGTTGTGCCTCGGAAGTTGGCTGGATAGGCTCTGGTGGTCGCTGGAAATTCAGCGAACGGGCGTCGCGGCCTGATAACTGATGCATAATCGCCAACCTGACAGCACCTCGGATGCCTGTTGGTTGTGTCATGGCGGCTGTGCGCGGGATACCTTCTTTGGGGGTATGCCGATTCCTCAGTTATCGGTCCGCGAACCCGCGTACAGCTGCCACCTCAGATTGCGTCGCGGCAATTGAAGGTAGCTCCACTTCACCAACTGAGAACTCATCATGATCAAACCCACACCCAATCCCCCAGAAACCTCGCCCTACGAATCCCTCGATTCCAGAAAACTCCACGACGCCGCCGAGCGTGCGCTGGATCACTACCTGAAGCCCTCCGCCGCCGCGGTGAGATTCCACAAACCCAGCAGCATTTTCCAGGTCGCCCCGGACATGGACAACGAAAGCCTGCTGGTTCACGCCTGCGAATCACTGGCCCAAGCCAGCCTCATGACCAGCGACATCGCCGCGTACATCGACATCCCGCAGCGCCGGACGATACTGGCCATTCAGCAAATCATCATGCTCGCCGAACTGGCGGTGAATCGGGTGCTGGATAATGTGGAAATCACCCAATCTGCGGCACACAGCTGAGCCATAGTGGGAGCGGGCTTGCTCGCGAAAGCGTCAGCACATCCAACACTTGCGGTGACCGACACACCGCTTTCGCGAGCAAGCTCGCTCCCACAGTGGAATTGGGTGAGTCAGGTGGAGATGGGTCGGCTCGTAGGCCGCCATCGCGAGCAGGCTCACTCCCACAGGTAAATTGAGTGCATTCAGCCAGAACATGGTCGGCTGTCAGGCCGCCATCGCTGGCAAGCCAGCTCCCACATTTTTGATTCGTGTATGCCCCATGCGGCGCAGCCGCCCCACTCAAAACAATGAGCGCAAGCTCGAGTACCGCTTTTGATCTTGATCCACGGGCGACGTCGGAAGGCTGAGTGGAGGGATTGATCCGGGGGTGGGAGCGCAGCGACCGTTTGGCGCAGCCAAACACAGCGAGAGGAGGTGCAGCGAAGCAAACCGGAGGCGCTGCCCCACGGATCAGTCCCGGAGCGAAGGAACCCCGAGCCCCAGCGAGCGGGCCGAACGCAGGAGCAAGCCTTTTCGGTTACCTTTTCGGCGTCTGGAAAAGGTGACTCGCCGTAAGGGCGAAACCGCCAGCCGCCACACCCAAAAAAACGGATATACCCCCAAAACCCCAAGAACCTGGTCGGCCCAAAGGCCGCCAAGTCCAAAGCGTGACGCCTGTCAAAACCCTGAACGCACAAGCAGAAACACCGCCCCCCATTGAAACCACCCAAAGCCTGCCCCATCTAAGACCCATACCCCATTGCGCAGGTGCCCCATGAGCGACCAGCAAGAATTCCCGGACAACCCCGACGACTACACCGAAGCAGAACACATCGAACACACCTCATCCGGCAAAGGCCTGGCCCTGCCCGGCCAGAACCTGCCGGACAAGGTCTACGTCATCCCGATCCACAACCGCCCGTTCTTCCCGGCCCAAGTGCTGCCGGTCATCGTCAACGAAGAACCCTGGGCCGAAACCCTCGATCTGGTGAGCAAATCCGACCACCACTCCCTGGCCCTGTTCTTCATGGACACGCCCCAGGAAGACCCGCGCCACTTCAACACCGGCGCCCTTCCCGAATACGGCACCCTGGTCAAAGTCCATCACGCCAGCCGCGAAAACGGCAAACTGCAGTTCGTCGCCCAGGGCCTGAGCCGCGTACGCATCAAGACCTGGCTCAAACACCACCGCCCGCCGTACCTGGTCGAAGTCGAATACCCGCACCAGCCGACCGAGCCGACCGACGAGGTCAAGGCCTACGGCATGGCGCTGATCAACGCGATCAAGGAACTGCTGCCGCTGAACCCGTTGTACAGCGAAGAGCTGAAGAACTACCTCAACCGCTTCAGCCCCAACGATCCGTCGCCGCTGACCGACTTCGCCGCCGCCCTCACGTCGGCGACAGGTAATGAGCTGCAAGAAGTGCTCGACTGCGTGCCGATGCTCAAGCGCATGGAAAAAGTCCTGCCGATGCTGCGCAAGGAAGTCGAAGTCGCGCGCCTGCAGAAAGAGATCTCCGCCGAGGTCAATCGCAAGATCGGCGAGCATCAGCGTGAGTTCTTCCTCAAGGAACAACTCAAGGTGATCCAGCAGGAACTCGGCCTGACCAAGGACGACCGCAGCGCCGATCTCGAACAGTTCGAACAACGCCTGGAAGGCAAAGTCCTGCCGGCACAGGTGCAGAAACGCCTCGAAGAGGAAATGAACAAACTGTCGATCCTCGAGACCGGCTCGCCGGAGTACGCGGTCACCCGCAACTACCTCGACTGGGCGACCTCGGTGCCGTGGGGCGTGTACGGCGAGGACAAACTCGACCTCAAGTACGCGCGCAAGGTACTCGACAAACACCACGCTGGCCTCGACGACATCAAGGATCGCATCCTCGAATTCCTCGCGGTCGGTGCCTACAAAGGCGAGATCAGCGGCTCGATCGTGCTGCTGGTCGGCCCGCCGGGCGTGGGTAAAACCAGCGTCGGCAAATCCATCGCCGAATCCCTTGGCCGACCGTTCTACCGCTTCAGCCTCGGCGGCATGCGTGACGAAGCCGAGATCAAGGGCCACCGCCGCACCTACATCGGCGCGCAGCCGGGCAAACTGGTGCAGGCGCTGAAAGACGTCGAAGTGATGAACCCGGTGATCATGCTCGACGAGATCGACAAAATGGGCCAGAGCTACCAGGGCGACCCGGCCTCGGCGCTGCTGGAAACCCTCGACCCGGAGCAGAACGTCGAATTCCTCGACCATTACCTCGACCTGCGCATGGACCTGTCGAAAGTGCTGTTCGTGTGCACCGCCAACACCCTGGATTCGATTCCCGGGCCGTTGCTGGACCGGATGGAAGTGATTCGCCTGTCGGGCTACATCACCGAAGAAAAAGTCGCCATCGCCAAGCGTCACCTGTGGCCGAAACTGCTGGAAAAGGCTGGCGTGTCCAAGGGCAGCCTGAGCATCAGCGACAGCGCACTCAAGGCCTTGATCGACGGTTACGCCCGCGAAGCCGGGGTGCGCCAACTGGAAAAACAGATGGGCAAACTGGTGCGCAAAGCGGTGATGAAGCTGATCGACGACCCGAAAGCAGTGATCAAGCTCGGGCCGAAAGACCTCGAAGCCTCGCTGGGCCATCCGGTGTTCCGCAATGAACAAGTGCTGTCCGGCACCGGCGTCATTACCGGTCTGGCCTGGACCAGCATGGGCGGCGCGACCCTGCCGATCGAAGCCACGCGAATTCACACGCTCAACCGTGGTTTCAAACTCACCGGGCAACTGGGTGACGTGATGAAAGAGTCGGCGGAGATCGCCTACAGCTACGTCAGCTCACACCTGAAACAGTTTGGCGGCGATGCGAAATTCTTCGACGAGGCCTTCGTCCACCTGCACGTGCCGGAAGGCGCCACACCGAAAGACGGCCCGAGCGCCGGCGTGACCATGGCCAGCGCCCTGCTCTCGCTCGCCCGCAATCAGCCGCCGAAAAAAGGCGTGGCGATGACCGGCGAACTGACCCTGACCGGGCATGTACTGCCGATTGGCGGGGTGCGTGAGAAGGTGATCGCGGCGCGGCGGCAGAAGATCTTCGAACTGATCCTGCCGGAGCCGAACCGGGGCAACTTTGAGGAGTTGCCGGATTATCTGAAGGAAGGCATTACCGTGCACTTCGCCAAGCGCTTTGCGGATGTAGCGAAAGTTTTGTTCTGATTTAGACATTGGTCGTTATCAATCAAACAACGATAACGACCAATACTTCTTCGCATAGCCGAGCACTTCATAATTGCCAAGCGATATAAAAAACTGACATTTCTGACAGTTCCGAAGTTTTCTATCTTGAATAAGCTCTACCTTGTTTCTCCCCCCAGGTTAGACACAGGAGCTTCAAGATGAATAACTCAAAAGATGCAAGGACGTTTGCTCGCGGTATTTTGACAGCCTACATTCCAGAGGACGTCAACTTCTCGACCGATAAACTAATCATAAGTACTCATAAAGAAACCCTAGCCCTGGAAGGAATCTACCGCCGTCCTGACCAACCGAACTTTTCAAGAAACGTCAGGGTTTTCCTGACAAAAAAAGACCAGAAGTATCCGGACAATGGCAGGCATGACTTTCCTGCAGAAAATATCAGAGTCGAATATGACGGAAATTTTAACGCCGATTTTTTTAGGACCATTCCGGGAGAAGGCGTTATTTTTCTCAACCTTGACCCTGTCACCCATCGCTACTCCTGTGCGATGGATATAAGTTTCACAAAAGAGGGCAGTGACGAAAGTTTTCCTGTTATTTGCTCATTTACCATGATCCATCAATAGTCTGCTGCTGATCAAAGTCAGCATTTTTGCATCGGCCGACGCTAAGTTGCCGGATTATCTGAAGGAGGGCATTACCGTGCACTTCGCCAAGCGCTTTGCGGATGTGGCGAAAGTGTTGTTCTGACAGTTATCCAGAGCCTGACACGCCGCCTTCGCGAGCAAGCCCGCTCCCACAGGGTTCTGTAGTGAACACAGCATTTGTGGTCACCACACAACTACTGTGGGAGCGGGCTTGCTCGCGAAGGCGTCTGTGGCAACACCACAGAACCGCCTCACCGTCACACTTTGTCTCATCTTCAGTTATGCTCGCCGTTCGTCGTCAACGCCGGAGCCACTGAGCCTATGTCCGCCACTCGCCTGTTTGTCCCTCTCGCCCTCTCTTTGCTGGCC
The Pseudomonas fluorescens genome window above contains:
- the lon gene encoding endopeptidase La produces the protein MSDQQEFPDNPDDYTEAEHIEHTSSGKGLALPGQNLPDKVYVIPIHNRPFFPAQVLPVIVNEEPWAETLDLVSKSDHHSLALFFMDTPQEDPRHFNTGALPEYGTLVKVHHASRENGKLQFVAQGLSRVRIKTWLKHHRPPYLVEVEYPHQPTEPTDEVKAYGMALINAIKELLPLNPLYSEELKNYLNRFSPNDPSPLTDFAAALTSATGNELQEVLDCVPMLKRMEKVLPMLRKEVEVARLQKEISAEVNRKIGEHQREFFLKEQLKVIQQELGLTKDDRSADLEQFEQRLEGKVLPAQVQKRLEEEMNKLSILETGSPEYAVTRNYLDWATSVPWGVYGEDKLDLKYARKVLDKHHAGLDDIKDRILEFLAVGAYKGEISGSIVLLVGPPGVGKTSVGKSIAESLGRPFYRFSLGGMRDEAEIKGHRRTYIGAQPGKLVQALKDVEVMNPVIMLDEIDKMGQSYQGDPASALLETLDPEQNVEFLDHYLDLRMDLSKVLFVCTANTLDSIPGPLLDRMEVIRLSGYITEEKVAIAKRHLWPKLLEKAGVSKGSLSISDSALKALIDGYAREAGVRQLEKQMGKLVRKAVMKLIDDPKAVIKLGPKDLEASLGHPVFRNEQVLSGTGVITGLAWTSMGGATLPIEATRIHTLNRGFKLTGQLGDVMKESAEIAYSYVSSHLKQFGGDAKFFDEAFVHLHVPEGATPKDGPSAGVTMASALLSLARNQPPKKGVAMTGELTLTGHVLPIGGVREKVIAARRQKIFELILPEPNRGNFEELPDYLKEGITVHFAKRFADVAKVLF
- a CDS encoding glucose/quinate/shikimate family membrane-bound PQQ-dependent dehydrogenase, with amino-acid sequence MSTESASSRGRLLPSLLGILLLLMGLAMLAGGVKLSMLGGSLYYLLAGIGIALSGILLLLRRRAALGLYAIVLFASTVWALWEVGLDWWQLVPRLALWFVLGIVMLLPWFRRPLLLNGPAPMGTGGLTVAVVLAGVTALASLFTHPGETFGELGRDTADMTSTAPQMPEGDWQAYGRTEFGDRYSPLKQITPANVGKLQEAWRIQTGDLPTADDPVELTNENTPLKANGMLYACTAHSKVLALDPDTGKEIWRFDPQIKSPVGFKGFAHMTCRGVSYYDEAAYAKADNAASAVISEAGKAVAQACPRRLYLPTADARLIALNADTGKICEGFGKNGVVDLTQGIGPFTAGGYYSTSPAAITRDLVIMGGHVTDNESTNEPSGVIRAFDVRDGHLVWNWDSDKPDATEPLAPGETYSRNSANMWSLASVDEKLGMVFLPLGNQTPDQWGADRTPGAEKFSAGIVALDLATGKVRWNYQFTHHDLWDMDVGSQPTLLDMKTAEGVKPALIAPTKQGSLYVLDRRDGTPIIPIKEIPVPQGAVKGDHTAPTQARSDLNLLAPELTEKAMWGASPFDQMLCRIQFKELRYEGQYTPPSEQGSLIYPGNVGVFNWGGVSVDPVRQMLFTSPNYMAFVSKMVPREKVAAGSKRESETAGVQPNTGAPYAVIMHPFMSPLGVPCQAPAWGYVAGIDLTTGKVVWKRKNGTSRDSSPIPIGFTLGVPSMGGSMVTAGGVGFLSGTLDQYLRAYDVNTGKELWKSRLPAGGQATPMTYTGKDGKQYVLLVVGGHGSLGTKMGDYVIAYKLPE
- a CDS encoding DUF6124 family protein: MIKPTPNPPETSPYESLDSRKLHDAAERALDHYLKPSAAAVRFHKPSSIFQVAPDMDNESLLVHACESLAQASLMTSDIAAYIDIPQRRTILAIQQIIMLAELAVNRVLDNVEITQSAAHS